One window of the Leptotrichia massiliensis genome contains the following:
- the atpB gene encoding F0F1 ATP synthase subunit A, protein MKNKIFKFFGFLFLMMVLVNVILSIISTFLPVKFESPSSVVEAPHYFNFVFGNFKFSLSQTVLDTWAIMIIIIFIVRAGTKNISVEKPGKMQIVMEEYYHFIENTFLTTFGKHKKTYIPFFAALFAFIMFSNLSTFLFPFIMMVVKENGIRTVKPFFRTPTADPNTTIGLSLVVIVVFLAVSIKQKSLKGYIKSLFEPMWFMFPLNVVDIFSKVLNTSMRLFGNMLAGLVIVGLLYSLVGRGLLQSMTNNMLKGSFSFSVGWPMLIQLYLDLFIGIVQAFVFTILSSVYIGEALGEEE, encoded by the coding sequence ATGAAAAATAAAATTTTTAAATTTTTTGGATTCTTATTTCTTATGATGGTTCTTGTAAATGTGATTTTATCAATTATTTCTACATTTTTACCAGTAAAATTTGAGTCTCCAAGTTCGGTTGTAGAGGCACCGCATTATTTTAATTTTGTTTTTGGGAACTTTAAGTTTTCATTAAGTCAGACAGTTCTTGATACGTGGGCAATTATGATTATAATTATATTTATTGTAAGAGCTGGAACAAAGAATATAAGTGTTGAAAAACCTGGAAAAATGCAGATTGTTATGGAAGAATACTATCATTTTATTGAAAATACTTTTTTGACTACTTTTGGAAAACACAAAAAAACTTATATACCGTTTTTTGCGGCATTGTTTGCATTTATAATGTTTTCAAATTTAAGTACTTTCTTATTTCCGTTTATTATGATGGTAGTAAAGGAAAATGGGATTAGAACGGTAAAACCGTTTTTTAGAACGCCAACAGCAGATCCAAATACTACAATTGGATTATCACTTGTTGTAATTGTTGTCTTTTTGGCAGTTTCTATAAAGCAAAAAAGTCTAAAAGGGTATATAAAATCCTTGTTTGAGCCAATGTGGTTTATGTTTCCATTAAATGTAGTTGATATTTTTTCAAAAGTGTTAAATACTTCAATGCGGCTTTTTGGAAATATGCTTGCGGGACTTGTAATTGTAGGACTGTTATACAGCCTTGTTGGACGTGGATTGCTTCAATCAATGACAAATAATATGCTGAAGGGAAGCTTTTCATTTTCGGTTGGATGGCCGATGTTAATACAGCTTTATCTGGATTTATTCATTGGAATAGTGCAGGCATTCGTATTTACAATACTTTCATCAGTTTATATAGGTGAAGCGTTGGGAGAAGAGGAATAA
- the atpF gene encoding F0F1 ATP synthase subunit B → MNEGAKLVNIDFTMAIQIINFIVLIYFFSRAFAKKIGKVLEDRKKLALSEMEIVENEKEKLEEQKKLMEKLKKESKRRANDILIKAERQADDRKDQIISQAMSNRERMMMKAEADIEKMRQNAKFELQKEVGEMAVELAEKIIKENIDDKQDETINKFINEIGD, encoded by the coding sequence ATGAATGAAGGAGCAAAATTAGTAAACATCGATTTTACGATGGCTATTCAAATAATAAACTTTATAGTGTTAATCTATTTTTTTTCACGAGCTTTTGCAAAAAAAATTGGTAAAGTGCTTGAGGACAGAAAAAAATTAGCGTTGTCTGAAATGGAAATAGTTGAGAACGAAAAGGAAAAACTGGAAGAACAGAAAAAATTAATGGAAAAACTGAAAAAAGAATCTAAAAGACGTGCTAATGACATTTTGATAAAAGCTGAAAGACAGGCGGATGACAGAAAAGATCAGATTATATCACAAGCTATGAGCAATCGTGAAAGAATGATGATGAAAGCAGAAGCTGATATTGAAAAAATGCGACAAAATGCCAAATTTGAACTTCAAAAGGAAGTTGGAGAAATGGCAGTTGAACTTGCAGAAAAAATCATTAAAGAAAATATTGATGATAAACAAGATGAAACTATAAATAAGTTTATTAATGAGATAGGAGATTAG
- the atpE gene encoding ATP synthase F0 subunit C, whose product MEGIVQAAALLGAGIAAVGGIGAGLGQGIATGYAVEAVSRQPEAKQDIMQTLITGLAITESSAIYALVIAFLLIFLKG is encoded by the coding sequence ATGGAAGGAATAGTTCAAGCGGCAGCTTTATTAGGAGCAGGAATTGCAGCGGTAGGAGGAATTGGAGCAGGATTAGGGCAAGGAATAGCTACTGGTTATGCAGTAGAGGCAGTATCAAGACAGCCTGAAGCTAAACAGGATATTATGCAAACATTAATCACAGGGCTTGCGATTACAGAATCATCAGCAATTTATGCGTTGGTAATAGCTTTCTTATTGATTTTCTTAAAAGGATAA
- the atpH gene encoding ATP synthase F1 subunit delta: protein MANDEIAKRYAAAIYNIAKSSDNINEVREVLNILMENYEEEEEFRKILEDPLKKFPEKEKFLEKSFDHVTKEALGIIKYIVRKQRLSLVSDIKEYFLKLYYEENNKLPITAIFAKELSETQREQLIKKLENKYGKKIVLNLKVDKEIIGGGILKIGNEVINGSIKNQIEEIKKNF, encoded by the coding sequence ATGGCTAATGATGAGATTGCAAAAAGATATGCAGCGGCAATTTATAATATAGCAAAATCTTCTGACAATATAAATGAAGTTCGGGAAGTATTAAATATTCTTATGGAAAACTACGAGGAAGAAGAGGAATTTAGAAAAATTTTGGAAGATCCTTTGAAAAAATTTCCAGAAAAAGAAAAATTTTTAGAAAAATCATTTGATCATGTGACAAAAGAAGCACTTGGAATAATAAAATATATTGTGAGAAAACAGCGATTATCCCTTGTCAGTGATATAAAAGAATATTTTTTAAAACTTTACTACGAAGAAAACAATAAACTTCCAATAACTGCTATATTTGCAAAGGAGCTATCGGAAACGCAAAGAGAACAGTTAATAAAAAAACTTGAAAACAAATATGGTAAAAAAATCGTTTTGAATCTTAAAGTTGATAAGGAAATAATCGGTGGAGGAATTTTAAAAATTGGAAATGAAGTTATTAACGGTTCAATAAAAAATCAGATTGAGGAAATAAAGAAAAATTTTTAG